In a genomic window of Oreochromis aureus strain Israel breed Guangdong linkage group 13, ZZ_aureus, whole genome shotgun sequence:
- the zgc:65997 gene encoding C-factor has translation MAAPIALIQGASRGLGFEFCRHILKNKSLATVVATCRNPDGAAKLRSLAGQHPGRLTVLRLDVNHEEDIRGAAERVKESFGRLDLVVNSSAMLHPSGKGETSLRDVSAQGIISTLTTNTVGPLVMAKYFSPLLLKGSGGFGQQPAEKAKQHSGIIVNITAKVGSIGDNGLGGWYSYRMSKAALNMATRNLSIELGRSRPKVVCVSLHPGTVNTELSRPYHQNVPKDKLFSTEHSVNCLMSIVDTLNIEKTGKAYSWDGTELPW, from the exons ATGGCTGCACCCATCGCTCTTATTCAAGGTGCGAGCAGAGGACTGGGCTTTGAATTCTGCAGACATatacttaaaaataaatcacttgCTACTGTTGTAGCAACATGTCGAAACCCGGACGGAGCTGCAAAGTTACGGAGCCTGGCCGGCCAACACCCGGGCCGACTGACGGTCCTCAGACTGGACGTGAACCACGAGGAGGACATCCGCGGAGCTGCAGAGAGGGTTAAGGAGAGCTTCGGTCGGCTGGATCTAGTCGTCAACTCCTCGGCAATGCTTCACCCTTCGGGGAAAGGAGAGACCAGCTTGAGGGATGTTTCTGCACAG GGTATCATTTCCACCTTAACGACCAATACAGTGGGTCCCCTGGTCATGGCCAAGTATTTCTCCCCCCTCCTTCTTAAGGGCAGCGGTGGATTTGGTCAGCAGCCTGCAGAGAAAGCCAAACAGCACAGCGGGATCATTGTTAACATCACAGCGAAAGTGGGATCAATTGGAGACAATG GTCTTGGAGGTTGGTACAGCTACAGAATGTCTAAAGCAGCTCTCAACATGGCCACTAGGAATTTGTCTATAGAGCTGGGCCGCAGTCGACCCAAG gttGTTTGTGTGTCCCTACATCCAGGAACAGTGAACACAGAGCTCTCCAGGCCTTATCACCAGAATGTGCCAAAAGACAAGTTGTTCAGCACTGAACACTCTGTGAACTGTCTAATGAGCATCGTTGACACACTAAATATAGAAAAGACTGGAAAAGCGTACAGCTGGGATGGAACTGAACTTCCGTGGTAG